One region of Apium graveolens cultivar Ventura unplaced genomic scaffold, ASM990537v1 ctg1271, whole genome shotgun sequence genomic DNA includes:
- the LOC141699749 gene encoding uncharacterized protein LOC141699749 encodes MMMNQRLVMDEKVEVRSIEDGFLGSWHSGTVISVEKGIRKVKYDHLLSESNDKIVQSVNVNDGVDCFLVNDCCFRGIIRPVSPLIEFDMWGVKYGQCVDVFYLDAWWEGVVFDFGVEGRERRVFFPDLGDELGVDVGKMRVSQDWDEGSGAWKTRGKWLLIELIDEFEKEGWPVVVSIKQIWYDVRVKKGFGENVKEWTCLRSDVWRELLEEVLVDNLMLTMKELYRELEFSGVKGLEGCCRILELEGSELRDLIKSKPFGGDELVLVESDALDVLPLSSSVKTTVGDEAQRPSPLEVATVRSSIHDELFDNGTCAKDGDSCYSSRKVLKKSKHNIWRLADIAPKCCDDAIEVYLNCQLSKNKDPIPHQVTVNMRRHLLFLGWKVEYLQKEGFRRWRYTQPDGDEKCFNSLIKVCEQIFSDSAKGSRFPVDEQNRLPDDVDNTMVLTPSTEKFQGCNNELVIKNSPAMSEFVYCPQAVINYHSLEVKETVHPKDHDKHKDMQLKAKNHLSAVGWKLTTANRNGKKESRYRSPWGKLYFSLRSACKAYLDENRNVLKLADSQLTGESQCSAIETEEFRGKPGKKRKINARHLGSCTRSPKSRKKEVTCKQQHQNNQKEDDVCSVCHSYGTLILCDKCPSAFHSRCLGLKEHPDGAIWFCPSCCCRICGGGENSTQIEVSTDDSFISCNQCERQYHISCLGMKDIVPDYLPKGYWFCNKKCEQISFALQKLLGKPVQVEADGTTWTLLKYVNPEESDQDPSDIANSAENCRKLNVAVGVMHECFEPLEEPWTRSDLAEDVIFNRWSKLNRLNFRGFYTVLLEKNDELISAATVRIYGEKVAEIPLVATRFRHQKQGRCRMLLNKLEKVLSELGVEKLVLPAVRSLLDTWTSSFGFSVMSESERLELLDYTFLNFRGTTMCQKPLSKNPCIDTTTSLM; translated from the coding sequence ATGATGATGAATCAGCGTCTTGTGATGGATGAGAAAGTTGAAGTGAGGTCTATTGAAGATGGGTTTCTTGGTTCTTGGCATTCTGGTACTGTGATCTCTGTCGAAAAGGGTATTCGAAAAGTTAAGTATGATCATCTTTTATCTGAGAGTAATGATAAGATTGTTCAGTCTGTTAATGTGAATGATGGGGTTGATTGTTTTTTGGTTAATGATTGTTGTTTTCGTGGAATTATACGTCCTGTGTCTCCTTTAATTGAATTTGATATGTGGGGTGTTAAGTATGGACAATGTGTTGATGTTTTTTATTTAGATGCTTGGTGGGAAGGTGTGGTTTTTGATTTTGGGGTTGAGGGTAGGGAGAGACGTGTTTTTTTCCCGGATTTAGGCGATGAATTGGGGGTTGATGTGGGGAAAATGAGGGTTAGTCAGGATTGGGATGAGGGTAGTGGGGCGTGGAAGACGCGTGGGAAGTGGTTGTTAATTGAGCTGATTGATGAATTTGAGAAAGAGGGGTGGCCTGTTGTTGTGTCGATTAAGCAGATTTGGTATGATGTTAGGGTGAAGAAGGGGTTTGGTGAGAATGTTAAGGAGTGGACTTGTTTGAGGAGTGATGTGTGGAGAGAGTTGTTGGAGGAAGTACTTGTGGATAATTTGATGTTGACTATGAAAGAGTTGTATCGGGAATTGGAGTTTTCTGGGGTGAAGGGGTTAGAGGGATGTTGTCGGATTTTGGAACTAGAGGGATCTGAATTGCGTGATTTAATAAAAAGTAAACCTTTTGGTGGAGATGAGTTGGTGTTAGTTGAGAGTGATGCATTGGATGTGCTGCCTTTATCTAGCTCAGTCAAAACTACAGTTGGAGATGAAGCACAACGTCCCAGTCCTTTAGAAGTGGCAACTGTACGTTCTAGTATTCATGATGAGTTATTTGACAATGGTACATGTGCTAAAGATGGTGATTCTTGCTATAGTAGTCGGAAAGTGTTAAAAAAAAGTAAGCACAATATTTGGCGTTTGGCTGACATTGCTCCTAAGTGTTGTGATGATGCAATTGAGGTTTACCTGAACTGCCAGTTGTCTAAGAATAAGGATCCAATCCCTCATCAGGTTACAGTGAATATGAGGAGGCACCTCTTATTTTTGGGATGGAAAGTTGAATATCTTCAAAAAGAAGGGTTTAGGAGATGGCGTTATACCCAACCTGATGGCGATGAGAAGTGCTTTAATTCACTAATCAAAGTCTGTGAGCAAATCTTTTCTGATTCTGCAAAAGGTTCTCGATTTCCTGTAGATGAGCAAAATAGGTTGCCAGATGATGTTGATAATACCATGGTTTTAACTCCATCAACGGAGAAGTTTCAAGGATGCAACAATGAACTTGTAATAAAAAATTCCCCGGCTATGTCAGAATTTGTATATTGTCCGCAAGCTGTTATTAACTATCATTCACTTGAAGTCAAGGAAACAGTACACCCCAAAGATCATGATAAGCATAAGGACATGCAACTGAAAGCGAAGAATCACCTATCTGCTGTTGGGTGGAAGTTAACTACCGCAAACAGAAATGGTAAGAAGGAATCAAGGTACAGGTCACCATGGGGAAAGTTATACTTTTCACTTCGATCAGCTTGCAAGGCCTATTTAGATGAAAATAGAAATGTGTTAAAGCTAGCTGATAGTCAATTGACCGGCGAGAGTCAATGTTCAGCTATAGAGACTGAAGAATTTCGTGGGAAACCAGGAAAGAAAAGGAAGATTAATGCTCGACATCTTGGGTCATGCACTAGGTCTCCAAAGTCTAGGAAGAAAGAGGTGACCTGTAAACAGCAGCATCAGAATAATCAAAAAGAAGATGATGTATGCTCGGTATGTCATTCTTATGGCACATTAATTTTATGTGATAAGTGCCCATCTGCTTTCCATTCACGTTGCCTTGGTTTGAAAGAGCATCCAGATGGTGCCATATGGTTCTGCCCATCATGTTGCTGCAGAATTTGTGGCGGGGGCGAAAACAGTACTCAGATTGAAGTTTCTACAGATGATAGTTTTATTAGCTGCAATCAGTGTGAGCGACAATATCATATCAGTTGCCTAGGGATGAAAGATATTGTGCCAGATTATTTACCTAAAGGATATTGGTTTTGTAATAAAAAATGTGAACAGATTTCATTTGCACTCCAAAAGCTTCTGGGTAAGCCTGTTCAAGTTGAGGCAGATGGTACAACTTGGACTTTATTGAAGTATGTGAATCCTGAAGAATCTGATCAGGATCCATCTGATATTGCGAACTCGGCAGAAAATTGTAGAAAACTTAATGTTGCTGTTGGTGTGATGCATGAGTGTTTTGAACCCTTGGAGGAACCTTGGACCAGGAGCGATCTTGCTGAAGATGTTATATTTAACAGGTGGTCGAAGCTAAACCGTTTGAACTTTCGTGGTTTCTACACAGTGCTTCTGGAGAAAAATGATGAATTGATTAGTGCAGCTACTGTACGAATTTATGGAGAAAAGGTGGCAGAAATACCTCTTGTTGCTACACGTTTTCGTCATCAAAAGCAAGGTAGGTGTCGTATGTTGTTGAATAAGCTTGAAAAGGTACTCAGCGAACTAGGAGTGGAGAAGCTAGTTTTGCCTGCTGTTCGAAGTCTGCTCGACACTTGGACATCTTCATTCGGTTTTTCAGTGATGTCCGAATCTGAAAGATTAGAATTACTGGATT